Proteins co-encoded in one Ziziphus jujuba cultivar Dongzao chromosome 9, ASM3175591v1 genomic window:
- the LOC107427114 gene encoding mediator of RNA polymerase II transcription subunit 19a isoform X1 has product MAFNSLKDSPTGPRELTGAVDLISHYKLLAHHDFFCKRSLPLSISDTHYLHNVVGDTEIRKGEGMQLDQLIQSTSYSRDVNTRVQPFDLATLGEAFQLRESAPIDLPPAEKGIPTIAGKSKSESKDKDRKHKKRKDRDKEKDKEHKKHKHRRKDRSKDKDKEKKKDKSGHHDSGADHSKKHHEKKRKHDGDEDFNDVHRHKKSKHKSSKIDEMGAIKVAG; this is encoded by the exons GACCGAGGGAGCTGACTGGTGCTGTAGATCTTATAAGTCACTACAAGTTGCTGGCACATCATGACTTTTTCTGCAAGCGATCACTTCCTTTGTCAATTTCGGACACACACTATCTTCACAATGTGGTGGGAGACACAGAAATCAGGAAAGGAGAAGGAATGCAATTGGATCAACTTATTCAGAGTACATCATATTCCAGAGATGTTAATACACGGGTTCAGCCTTTTGACCTAGCAACTCTTGGAGAGGCCTTCCAGCTTAGAGAAAGTGCTCCAATTGATTTGCCACCT GCAGAGAAGGGGATTCCAACTATTGCAGGAAAATCAAAGAGTGAGTCCAAAGACAAAGACAGGAAACATAAAAAGCGCAAGGACAGAGACAAGGAGAAGGACAAAGAGCATAAGAAGCACAAACACCGTCGCAAAGATCGAAGTAAAGATAAAGACaaggaaaagaagaaggatAAAAGCGGGCATCATGATTCTGGTGCCGATCACTCAAAGAAGCACCATGAAAAG AAAAGAAAGCATGATGGAGATGAAGATTTTAATGATGTTCACAGGCACAAAAAAAGTAAG CACAAAAGCTCAAAAATTGATGAAATGGGTGCAATTAAGGTAGCAGGCTGA
- the LOC107427114 gene encoding mediator of RNA polymerase II transcription subunit 19a isoform X2 — protein sequence MAFNSLKDSPTGPRELTGAVDLISHYKLLAHHDFFCKRSLPLSISDTHYLHNVVGDTEIRKGEGMQLDQLIQSTSYSRDVNTRVQPFDLATLGEAFQLRESAPIDLPPAEKGIPTIAGKSKSESKDKDRKHKKRKDRDKEKDKEHKKHKHRRKDRSKDKDKEKKKDKSGHHDSGADHSKKHHEKKRKHDGDEDFNDVHRHKKTQKLKN from the exons GACCGAGGGAGCTGACTGGTGCTGTAGATCTTATAAGTCACTACAAGTTGCTGGCACATCATGACTTTTTCTGCAAGCGATCACTTCCTTTGTCAATTTCGGACACACACTATCTTCACAATGTGGTGGGAGACACAGAAATCAGGAAAGGAGAAGGAATGCAATTGGATCAACTTATTCAGAGTACATCATATTCCAGAGATGTTAATACACGGGTTCAGCCTTTTGACCTAGCAACTCTTGGAGAGGCCTTCCAGCTTAGAGAAAGTGCTCCAATTGATTTGCCACCT GCAGAGAAGGGGATTCCAACTATTGCAGGAAAATCAAAGAGTGAGTCCAAAGACAAAGACAGGAAACATAAAAAGCGCAAGGACAGAGACAAGGAGAAGGACAAAGAGCATAAGAAGCACAAACACCGTCGCAAAGATCGAAGTAAAGATAAAGACaaggaaaagaagaaggatAAAAGCGGGCATCATGATTCTGGTGCCGATCACTCAAAGAAGCACCATGAAAAG AAAAGAAAGCATGATGGAGATGAAGATTTTAATGATGTTCACAGGCACAAAAAAA CACAAAAGCTCAAAAATTGA